In the genome of Mucilaginibacter defluvii, one region contains:
- a CDS encoding acyl-ACP desaturase codes for MRFFEEKRSEVMKHIEKYMLEKMHDFLKPIDTIWQPADLLPDSSRDTFFNEIKELQESAQGLSYDLIAVLIGDTITEEALPTYESWLTMVDGVSKDEEGGWMKWTRYWTAEENRHGDLLNKYLYLSGRVNMRMMEVSTQYLIADGFDIGTGTDPYRNFIYTSFQELATNVSHRRVASQAKKQGDTLLSKMCGVIAADEARHAKAYKYFIEKIFEVDASEAMLAFEDMMRKKIVMPAHFLREVGLKIGQTFGHFTDAAQRLGIYTAVDYVDILKELIEDWHIESVTDLSAEAEKARDYIMKLPERLLRVAERMKNPMLEYKFTWING; via the coding sequence ATGAGATTTTTTGAAGAAAAGAGAAGTGAAGTAATGAAGCATATTGAAAAATACATGCTCGAAAAGATGCATGATTTTTTAAAGCCGATAGATACTATCTGGCAACCTGCTGATTTATTACCTGATTCTTCACGAGATACTTTTTTTAATGAGATAAAAGAACTTCAGGAAAGCGCCCAGGGTTTATCTTATGACCTTATTGCGGTATTGATAGGCGACACCATTACCGAGGAGGCGCTTCCTACTTACGAATCGTGGTTGACCATGGTCGACGGCGTATCGAAAGATGAAGAGGGTGGCTGGATGAAATGGACCCGCTACTGGACCGCTGAGGAAAACCGTCACGGCGATTTGCTGAATAAATATCTTTACCTCTCCGGTCGGGTGAATATGCGTATGATGGAGGTATCAACGCAATACCTGATAGCTGACGGGTTTGACATAGGTACCGGTACCGATCCGTACCGCAACTTTATTTATACATCCTTCCAGGAATTAGCTACCAACGTTTCGCACCGCCGTGTGGCATCGCAGGCTAAAAAACAAGGCGATACCCTGCTTTCAAAAATGTGTGGCGTTATTGCGGCTGATGAGGCGCGCCATGCCAAAGCATACAAATACTTTATCGAAAAGATATTCGAGGTAGACGCGAGTGAAGCTATGCTGGCCTTTGAGGATATGATGCGCAAAAAGATTGTTATGCCGGCGCACTTCTTACGCGAGGTTGGGCTTAAAATAGGCCAAACCTTCGGCCACTTTACCGATGCTGCCCAGCGTTTGGGTATATATACCGCTGTTGATTATGTGGATATCCTGAAGGAATTGATTGAGGATTGGCATATTGAAAGCGTTACCGATTTAAGTGCCGAAGCAGAAAAAGCCCGCGATTACATTATGAAATTGCCTGAGCGCTTACTGCGCGTGGCCGAGCGTATGAAAAACCCGATGCTCGAATATAAATTTACCTGGATAAACGGCTAA